GGAGCGCAAGGGGCTCGAGTACGTGGTGGACGAGGGCGGCGGCGCCTTCTACGGGCCGAAGATCGACCTGAAGATCGAAGACGCCATCGGCCGCAAGTGGCAATGCTCGACGATCCAGCTCGATTTCAACCTGCCCGAGCGCTTCGACATGACCTACGTGGCCGAGGGCGGGGATCGCAAGCGACCGATCATGATCCACCGCGCGCTGCTGGGCTCCTTGGAGCGTTTCTTCGGTGTGCTCATCGAGCACTTCGAGGGCCGATTCCCCACCTGGCTGGCGCCCGTGCAGGCGGTGCTGATGACGATTACCGAGCGCCACGATGGCTTCGCCGAGGAGCTCCGCGAACACTTTAAAAATCAGGGTCTTCGCGTTGAGGCAGACTTGAGAAACGAGAAGATCGGCTTTAAAATTCGAGAACATACCTTGCAGCGGGTGCCCTACCTGCTGGTCATTGGTGATCGCGAAGTCGAAACCCGAAGCCTTTCGGTGCGTACGCGCGCCGGGAAGGATCTCGGGTCTTTGTCTGTCGACGATTTTACGCAACACCTGGCTCGCGAAGCGGCAGAGCGCCTTCCCGAGCCGGCTTGACGGAGTAAGTTTCTATCGCACAGGGCGGCAACAAGCGCGCGCGGCGCAACGCTGAGATCGAAGCTCGGGAAGTCCGAGTGATCGATCAGGAAGGCGAGCAGGCGGGCGTCATGGCAGCACGAGACGCATTGCGCATGGCGCAAGAGGCGGGGTTGGATCTGGTTGAGGTGTCACCGAATGCGGATCCTCCCGTTTGCCGGATCATGGATTACGGCAAGTTCGACTTCGAACGCAAGAAGCGCGAGCGCGAGGCTAAGAAGAAGACTACCCATACGCAGATCAAGGAAGTGAAGTTCCGGCCGAACACAGACACCGGCGACTACGCTGTCAAGCTGCGTAACCTGCGGCGCTTTCTAGAGCACGGAGACAAGGCCAAAGTCACCGTGCGCTTTCGCGGCAGGGAAATGGCCCACCAGGACATCGGACGACGTGTGCTGGAGCGGGTGAGGGAAGATCTCATCGAGTTAGGTACCGTTGAGCAATTCCCGAAGATGGAAGGTCGTCAAATGGTGATGGTGATCTCGCCGAAGAAGAAGCAGTAGCTTTCTAAGGCGAGTCACACATTGAAGAAGAAGCGAGTCGAGCGTGCGTTGGCAACGCCGTTTGGCTCCACCCGTCCGGCCCTCATGACGTCGCGGCGGTGTTAACAGGAGTTTTCGCCATGCCCAAGATGAAGAGCAATAGTGGCGCTAACAAGCGGTTTCGCAAGACTGCGAACGGCTTCAAGCGCAATCAGTCGCATCGTCGTCACATCCTGACGAAGAAGAGCACGAAGCGTAAGCGCCACCTGCGCCCCCACACTCAAGTGGCCGAGCAAGATGTGAAGATGCTCAGCCGCCTGCTGCCGTACGTGTAAAGGAGACGAACCATGGCACGAGTCAAGCGTTCCGTCGCCGGCCGCGTCCGGCGCAAGAAGATTCTTCGTAAGGCCAAGGGCTACTACGGCGCGCGTCGGAAGACTTTCCGCGTCGCCAAACAGGCGGTCATCAAGGCCGGCCAGTACGCCTATCGTGATCGCCGTCAGCGCAAGCGTGAGTTCCGCTCCCTGTGGATCGCCCGTATCAACGCTGCCGTGCGTCCCCACGGCCTGTCCTACAGCCGATTTATCAACGGCCTCAAGCTCGCCGGTATCGAGATCGACCGCAAGGCCCTTGCGGACCTCGCGATCCATCAGCCGGACGGCTTTGCGGCGATCGCCAAACAGGCGACCGACGCACTCGCCGCCCAGCCCACCGCCGCTGCGAGCTAGGCCGCTATCCGGCAAGTCGACCGTCCGCCACGGTGGCGGACGGTCACCCCTGAACTCAAGCAGCAGATCCGTTAGCGAGCGACGCGCCGGTCGCCCGCCGCTTGCGGACGGGTGACGAAGGAGCGAGTGGTGGAACCCTTAGGCGAACTGTTGGCGCGTGCCACCAGTGAGGTAGAGGCCGCAGCAGACGCCGCAGCCCTCGATGAGGTGCGCGTGCGTTACCTCGGCAAGAAGGGGGCACTCACGGAGCGCCTGAAGGGCCTCAGCGCCTTGCCAGGCGATCAGCGCCGCGACGCGGGACGCGAGATCAACGTGGCTAAGGGGCAGCTGCAGCAGCTGCTCAACGCCCGTCGCGAGACCCTGGCCGCTGCGGCCCTCGCCGAGCGCCTGGCGAGTGAACGAATCGACGTCACCTTGCCCGGTCGAGGCGTCGCTACCGGCGGCCTGCATCCGGTCACCCGCACGATGCAGCGCGTGGAATCCCTGTTCCGACAGGTGGGCTTCGATGTGGCCGAGGGGCCCGAGATCGAAGACGACTTCCACAACTTCGAAGCCCTCAACATCCCCGAACATCACCCGGCGCGGGCCATGCACGATACCTTCTACATGAAGGGAGAGCAGTGGCTCCTGCGCACGCACACCTCGCCGGTGCAGATCCGCGAGATGCTGAGCAGCGAGCCGCCTGTGCGCTTGATCGCCCCGGGGCGCGTGTACCGCTGCGACTCCGACGTCACGCACACGCCCATGTTCCACCAGATCGAAGGCCTGGTGGTGGACGAGAACATCAGCTTCGCCAACTTGAAGCACGTGCTTCACGAGTTCGTGCAGCAGTTCTTCGAGCAGTCCCTGGCCCTGCGCCTGCGCCCGTCCTACTTCCCGTTCACCGAGCCGTCGGCAGAGGTCGA
This Pseudomonadota bacterium DNA region includes the following protein-coding sequences:
- the rplT gene encoding 50S ribosomal protein L20; the encoded protein is MARVKRSVAGRVRRKKILRKAKGYYGARRKTFRVAKQAVIKAGQYAYRDRRQRKREFRSLWIARINAAVRPHGLSYSRFINGLKLAGIEIDRKALADLAIHQPDGFAAIAKQATDALAAQPTAAAS
- the infC gene encoding translation initiation factor IF-3, which translates into the protein MAQGGNKRARRNAEIEAREVRVIDQEGEQAGVMAARDALRMAQEAGLDLVEVSPNADPPVCRIMDYGKFDFERKKREREAKKKTTHTQIKEVKFRPNTDTGDYAVKLRNLRRFLEHGDKAKVTVRFRGREMAHQDIGRRVLERVREDLIELGTVEQFPKMEGRQMVMVISPKKKQ
- the rpmI gene encoding 50S ribosomal protein L35, which translates into the protein MPKMKSNSGANKRFRKTANGFKRNQSHRRHILTKKSTKRKRHLRPHTQVAEQDVKMLSRLLPYV
- the pheS gene encoding phenylalanine--tRNA ligase subunit alpha, with the protein product MEPLGELLARATSEVEAAADAAALDEVRVRYLGKKGALTERLKGLSALPGDQRRDAGREINVAKGQLQQLLNARRETLAAAALAERLASERIDVTLPGRGVATGGLHPVTRTMQRVESLFRQVGFDVAEGPEIEDDFHNFEALNIPEHHPARAMHDTFYMKGEQWLLRTHTSPVQIREMLSSEPPVRLIAPGRVYRCDSDVTHTPMFHQIEGLVVDENISFANLKHVLHEFVQQFFEQSLALRLRPSYFPFTEPSAEVDIGCVICGGEGCRVCSGTGWLEIAGCGMVHPNVLRHANVDPERYTGYAFGMGVERLAMLRYHVDDLRLFFENDVRFLQQFN